The genomic interval AGGGACGACGCGATGACCCGCGTGGCGCGCTCGTCCGACCGTACGCGGTCACCCGCGGCCGTACCGAACCTCGCCAGGACATCGCGCTCGAGGCGGTGCTCGTGGCGAGCCCGGCCGCGGTCGTGGAGTCCCGGTTCGCCGGCCATGACAAGCACCGCATCGCCACGATCTGCGAGGGCCGGGCGCAGTCACTGGCGGAGATCGCCGCGTACACCCGGCTGCCGTTGGGTGTCGCCCGGGTGCTGGTCGCCGACATGGTGGCGGACAGCCTGCTGACGCTGCACAATGCCGCTCCACCGTCGGAGGCGTACGAGGAGCGGATGGAACTGCTTGAGAGGGTGCTAAGTGGACTTCGCAGGCTATGACTCGGCCAGGCCGCGTCGCGGCGGTGGTGGCGGTGGCGGCGGCGGTGGTGGTGGCGGGATCACCTCCGCGAAGATCGTTATTGCCGGCGGGTTCGGGGTCGGCAAGACGACGCTCGTGGGCGCGGTCTCGGAGATCACCCCGCTGACCACCGAGGCGGTGATGACCGCGGCCGGGGTCGGCATCGACGACCCCTCCAAGGTGCCGGGCAAGGAGACCACCACGGTCGCCATGGACTTCGGCCGGATCACCATGGCCCAGGACCTGATCCTCTATCTGTTCGGCACGCCCGGACAGACCCGGTTCTGGTTCATGTGGGACGAGATCATCCGTGGTGCCGTCGGCGCGGCGGTGCTGGTCGACACCCGGCGGATCACCGACGCGTTCGCGCCGCTGGACTACTTCGAGAACCGGCACCTGCCGTACGTCGTGGCGTTGAACTGCTTCGACGGCGCACCGCAGTACGAGGCGGAGGAGGTACGCGAGGCGCTCGCGATCGCCCCGCACGTGCCGCTGGTGATGTGCGACGCCCGACACCGCGAGTCGGTCAAGCACGTGCTGGTGAACGTGGTACAGCACGCGATGGAGACGTTGCGTGCGGAGCACGGCCGGGGCCAACCCACCCCGGTCGGCTGACCCTCGCGATACGCAGGCTTGCCGGGCCCGGGGAGGCTCCGCGGTTCAATCCTGCACAACGAGAGGGACAGACATGCCACAGCACGATGGCCCCGATGGCGGCTCCGTAGTCGTCATCGGGGGTACCTCCGGCCTCGGCCGGGACGTGGCCGAGCACTACGCGAAGCGGGGCCTTGAGGTCGTCGTCACCGGCCGCGACGCGGCCCGGACCGAGGCGGTCGCCGCCGAGATCGGTGGCCGGACGACGGGTCTCGCCGTCGACCTCGCCAGGCCCGAGTCCATCGCCGCCGCGCTCGCCGGGATCGGCGAGATCAAACACCTTGTCCTCTCCGCCTTCGTCCGGGACGTCAACAAGGTCGCGGACTACCAGATCGACCGCGCCGTCAGCCTGGTAACGGTCAAGCTGGTCGGCTACACCGAGGTGGCGCACACCCTCGCGTCCCGGCTCTCCCCGACCGGTTCGATCCTGCTCTTCGGCGGCGGTTCCAAGGACCGGCCGTTCCCGGGTTCGGCGACGGTCTCCACGGTCAACGCCGGGGTGGTGGGGCTGGTCAACGTGCTCGCCGCCGAGCTGCGGCCGGTCCGGGTCAACGCCCTGCACCCGGGCATCGTCGGCGACAGCCCGTTCTGGGCCAAGCAGCCGGCCGAGGTGCACGAGACCTACCGGGCGCGTACCCCGACGGGCCGGCTGACCACCATGGCGGACGTCACCGACGCCGCCGTGTTCCTGCTGGAGAACCCGGCCGTCAACGGGGTCAACCTCAATATCAACGGCGGTTCCGGACTGATCTGACCCGGTGGGCGGATCACCGCCGGCCGTGGCCGCAGCGGTGATCCGCCCGATCGGTTCGGCGCGGGACGGGCCGGCTCAGGCGGAGATCTTCCGGGCCCACGGCACCGCGAGCCGTTCGGCCACGACGACCGCGTAGAAGACGCTGATCCCGATCACCCCGGTCAGGGTGATCGCGGCGAACGCCAGCGGGGTGTCGAAGGACTGCTGGGTGTTGTAGATGATCGCCCCGAGCCCCTGGTTCAGGGTCTGCAACTCGGCCACCACGGCGCCGATCAGCGAGAGCGTGATGCCGAGTTTCAGCCCCACGAAGAGCTGGGGCAGCGCCCAGGGCAGCCGTACCTTCAGGTAGGTCTTCAGTCGGGACGCGGAGAGCGACCTGGTCAGCTCGTAGAGGTCGGTCGGGGTGGAGGTCAGGCCCGCCATGGTGGCGATCATGACGGGGAAGAACGCGATCAGGACGACCAGGGTGAGCTTCGTCCGCGCGTCGTAGCCGATCCAGAGGATCAGCAGCGGTATGAGCGAGACCTTCGGCACCGCGTTGAATGCCACGATCATCGGCAGGGTGGCCTGCTCGATCAGGCGCGAGCTGGTCAGCAGCAGCGCCGCGACGATCCCGCCGACCGCCGCGAGACCGAAGCCGACGAGGGTTCCCCAGAGGGTCGCCCAGGCCGCTTCGAACAGATAGGCGGGCTGCCGGCGGAAGGCGTCGACGACCTCCGGCGGCGACGGCAGGAAGAGGGTCCGGACGTCGAAGACGACGGTCACCAGCCACCACAGGGCGATCGCGAGGACGGTGCCGGTGATCGGCAGCGCGACCCGGGCGCCGGGGGAGAGGTTTTGCCGGCCGGTCACCGGAACCACCCCGGTCTGCGGCCGGCGCAGGGGCCTGCCGGCCGGCACCGCGGGTCGTGGGCATCGCTGTCCGGAGGGG from Plantactinospora sp. BC1 carries:
- a CDS encoding DUF742 domain-containing protein — its product is MEGRRDDPRGALVRPYAVTRGRTEPRQDIALEAVLVASPAAVVESRFAGHDKHRIATICEGRAQSLAEIAAYTRLPLGVARVLVADMVADSLLTLHNAAPPSEAYEERMELLERVLSGLRRL
- a CDS encoding ATP/GTP-binding protein, with the translated sequence MDFAGYDSARPRRGGGGGGGGGGGGGITSAKIVIAGGFGVGKTTLVGAVSEITPLTTEAVMTAAGVGIDDPSKVPGKETTTVAMDFGRITMAQDLILYLFGTPGQTRFWFMWDEIIRGAVGAAVLVDTRRITDAFAPLDYFENRHLPYVVALNCFDGAPQYEAEEVREALAIAPHVPLVMCDARHRESVKHVLVNVVQHAMETLRAEHGRGQPTPVG
- a CDS encoding SDR family NAD(P)-dependent oxidoreductase, coding for MPQHDGPDGGSVVVIGGTSGLGRDVAEHYAKRGLEVVVTGRDAARTEAVAAEIGGRTTGLAVDLARPESIAAALAGIGEIKHLVLSAFVRDVNKVADYQIDRAVSLVTVKLVGYTEVAHTLASRLSPTGSILLFGGGSKDRPFPGSATVSTVNAGVVGLVNVLAAELRPVRVNALHPGIVGDSPFWAKQPAEVHETYRARTPTGRLTTMADVTDAAVFLLENPAVNGVNLNINGGSGLI
- a CDS encoding ABC transporter permease, yielding MTGRQNLSPGARVALPITGTVLAIALWWLVTVVFDVRTLFLPSPPEVVDAFRRQPAYLFEAAWATLWGTLVGFGLAAVGGIVAALLLTSSRLIEQATLPMIVAFNAVPKVSLIPLLILWIGYDARTKLTLVVLIAFFPVMIATMAGLTSTPTDLYELTRSLSASRLKTYLKVRLPWALPQLFVGLKLGITLSLIGAVVAELQTLNQGLGAIIYNTQQSFDTPLAFAAITLTGVIGISVFYAVVVAERLAVPWARKISA